TACTGTACGCCTGAATGGTCTTTGTTAGTATTTCATAGTTGgctaaaaacagaaataaaaaaatatatatcaaagaaTTGACAGAATAGTTCATTAGTAGAAAACTTCGACAGTTCATTCTAATGACTAGGATGACTTTATTCAGGACTCAGAACATTTTAACTTAGGTCTCTCTTACCAGATATCAGATCTTGGGAAATGGAAAAGTGGAATTGCATAATAGGTAGTTACGTGCAGAAAGGCAACAACCTCTGTAAAACATATATGAGATGCAAATACTCAATACTAGATTAACTCAGATTATTAAAAAAGGTTGACACCGAATTCATACAGTTTACTGTTCATAGTTATCAAATGTGAACACACAATTGtgggccaatactgatgaccaaAAAAGTACACACAGAAACTTCTCAAAAGAAGTTTTACAAGATTGTGTCATATCAGATGTACAGAAGTTTTATAAATAGCAAATCAATAGCCAAACAAAAAGTAATTAATTTAAGCAAATCATAAGACCAGAAAGCTAACATGGAAATAATGAACAAATGTTGAAACAGCATATAAATAAAGCAGAAAATTGAAATCAAGGCAACTTACCATGAATGAGATTGTCCAGTCTGCTATCACACTCCTGGAAAGCACTCTCTAGCTTTGCTTTCTCGATATTCCTTTGTTCATCATTATCACTGGTTACCATCAGAAATAAAGAGATGtccaaaattaaatattgatcaGTATCAAACTGAATGAAACTATAACACAACCATCAAGCTATAACAAAAGATTCTTCCGCCTTGGCAGTACTGAATTGTTCATTAAAAACCAGTGCTATTATATATACTACCTGCAGTTACTTTAAACTTCCCAACCTCCACACAAGAGAACACGTTTCTGACTGGATCTAACATATATACAGTTAATTTCatgtaacataaacatgtaaacaactaacaaaatatgatatacacCAAACAATTTCAATCATGGAATTGTTGTACTGCTCATGTACAATAACTGGAGTGATTTGATCAGCAAAAACAGCATGTTACAAGTTTATACTAGCAGTTGCCACTTGATCAATGTCTAGGATATTTTTGGTCATCCAAACATTTTGTTATCTTACAAAACTGTACTATCCATGAAAAATTCTGCATGAACATACCTGACTGCAACCACTCTTATGACTGACATTAACTTTCCAGTCCTGGCTTGAGCCTGGGGAGAACAGATATGAAACTAATCATCCTTGACAAAATCATCATTCTGTCATTTCCATTGGATGTGAAATTCTGCTATTAGCTTGAAATGGTTAAAATGGAATGAGAGATGTAGTACCTTGATATTCTGCAGATACAGTCCACAGTTATATGTTACTTGCGATACTTTAATATGTTAATGACACCTAAATAGTACTGAAAATGGCACAGGCCTGGGGAGAAAGCGGTGTATTCAGCAATTAAACACGTTAAAAGTACTAATACTTGTTATCCTCTATGCTGTCTAGCTTAAGCCTAACTAGGCCCTAAACCCTTACTCCTTAGTAAGAGATCATGCTAAAACAATATCACAATACTTACGTTGCTCTCTTTTAACTTCTCTTTCGACTTTTGTTCCGACATTTTGTAAACTGAGGGAACTTCTTTTCCGTATTATGATCTTCATCGACTACACCATTTGGCCCCTTCTAAGTTCTACCTGTGTCTCTGAGTGGATTAAGTCTCACTTTATTAAACAGTACATTTGTAACTGTACAAAACAAAGTCCCCATACAAATTATGTTGTTTTATGGTTCTGTACTCTCCCTATCGGAAGTAAGTGATTAATGTCGGCCAATTCACGTAGGCCTACGGGAATACAGTATTTTTGATGTTAATGATGCTGCCCTCGCATACTATGTCTCCATTCAGCGCTACACTATAAATGTGATAAGGGCGATTTGAAAACAGATATTTGTTCACTGAAATATTATCAATTAAATTTACTCATTGAATTTAATATTACAATTGATTTAAGGAAAATTAGTTCACAAAGagttattattttacattttagtgggcaacaacaaaaacatgtatGTACCACATCAAGGCTTCTCgcatacaaataaataagatAAAAATGGCGGCCCCCTTAGTAAAACTTGTTGTGAAATGGAGTGGAAATGAATACGAAATATCAGACCTGATATCGACCAATACGGTTAAAGATTTGAAAAACGTTATAAAATTAAAGACAGGGGTACTTCCTGAGAGACAAAAGTTGCTTGGCCTGAAACTGAAAGGTATGCTAGGCCTAAGTCTAGCCTAGGCTAAGTAACCTTTATAAATTGCACCTGTACTGTAGCCTGTAGCATACCACCAATTACAATAACTGCAGCAAAGGCTTAACGTTAACGGTTAATGTCAACCCTAACTCCGACTCAGAGTAGACCTAGCGAGAGCCCATAGGCTATATCTCGCTGTGCCTCACTAGCAGTACTTTTAGTCAATTGGGAGCAGTAAtacacattttttctttgatgccatgtacagtatgtatacagaGATGCCAAGGTCAGATGTTTTTTAGGCGGGTGAAAATTGTCTGGTGCTGTTGGTTACAtacaccatctaagcggagcgccaccatgggttggcgcgaagcgtacaagaaaattttgggatcttacggcccctcagatggccggaaacatcacttcccgggtcatctaagctgaatctatactgtctccatatttgtattgtgtctatttttttttcttccagaggaaaaaatatcttgaaataaaaaaaatctctgaaatTTTGCGGACGCTGTAGCGTTCACGTGTGTCGTAACGGTATTATTTTTCACGAATCGTATAGGTAACGTTGCTTTCAGCCGGGCATATTTAGCACGATCGGCTTTGAGTAATTTCCGATCCTGGCGGTTCTGAGATAATTCGCATTTTGGtgtgatgaaatgaatttcacgctagcaatgatacactttcacaggaaaaactctgtgggcctacaatgcgggagattcttcaaaaatgcGGGAGTTTTTTGGAAAATGCGGGAGATTCGGACAGGTAGGCGGGTGAGCGGGAGACGACCCGAAAATGCGGGTGACACCCGCCCAAAGCGGGTGACTTGGCAGCACTGTGTATAGTTATTTGGTGTTTgtagtagtacagtagttaGTACTGTACTTGAGCCGCTCATTGCACAGGTACATAGCGTAAAGCACAAACATGGCTGAGCTGTGATCTCTCGTCACAAAGCAACGATCGAATAATGAAAAAGCTCTCACTTTGCATTGGGGTTGCAAGTTACACATCTGAAAGCATCTCATCAAATGGTGTGATAAAGACAAAGCAATAAGTAGCAAGTTGATTGCTACAGTTACCATGAGACTTATGATGTTGTATACCTGTTTGTAGTACTTAAGGTCATCATTATGGCCCCTAAATATGATAGAAAGTCATATAAAAGTCACACATACTCAAACGTTCACAAGCATTTTATTGCCACTCAAAACGTAATTTTCCAACCACTGTGATACTTAATTTTAAAGATCCTCAATAGCTGAGAACATATTGAGCAATCTAAGCCTCTAGGAAAATACATCTGAAAACTTGTAACAATTAGTCAGTGTGCTAAAGTTTTCACATTGAATGAAATTACTTTGATATCACAGGAAAAGCACCTGTGGATGATGTACAACTCTCTGAATTAAAGATCAaaccaaacatgaaaataatgatgATGGGAACTTGCGAAGAGACCATTGCTGCTGCAAATGAAAAACCAGAGGATATCGGAGAAGTTATCGATGACTTTGACTTTGAGGAGACAGAGATACAAACAAATCAGAggtaatattgtttttgtactGAACGACTCTGTgtctgctcccccccccctattacTTGCAACAGTGCTGCTGTATGATGCACTTTATTTCTCACATACCTATTTCTACGCGACCAAAGCAAATCTAGTTCTATTGTGCCATGTTAATAGCTATTTAGGTAAGCATTGCTCTCTCTTGTGACATTGCCAATGTACACTTCTTTATCAAATAGTCTACTTAAGGAGAAAATCAAACATTAAACTGGGGTAGGATTATgctttcattaaaaaaaaaatactactaCATCCACAATAGCAAGTTTGTTTACGTTTTAAAGTTTGAAACAGTATCTTAGTTGACAGTTCATTATACGACCAAAAGGGATAGCTGAAAAGGCTCCCTCTCCAAATTAAGCTCTGCTGCCCTCCTCATTTTACAACTCAATGTTTTATACCAACAGAGAAGAGTTTCTCAAGAAGGTAGAGAGAAGAGTGAAAGAATACGAAATTAAGGTTCTGAATGCGCCTAGACCGGGCAAGAAACTGTTGGTGTTAGATGTTGATTATACTCTCTTTGGTAAGTCAATTTTCAGATGAAAACCTCATTGGTAGTTTAATGTATCGATCATCACAATGACATGTAGAATGTAGTCTTTAGAAACTGTGTAAAATCAATATGACTGTTTGCACAGCTTCCAACTGTTATGTTCCCTGATAATGTGGATTGGGTACCAGAAGTGGTATTGCAGTTAATATTGCCAAATGTAtttaataattaacattactttcaAGGGGGCCTTGGAGGAATCTGGTGAACCTCAAACCTTTTTTGTACAAAGCCAGCAGTTCTATTGGTCTCAGCACAAATTACTAAGTAATGCTATGATATAATTCTCAATTACTTTTTTAAACTAGGATAATTTTTCAATTGATTGAATTTTGCGGTTAATATCATTTCTACCAACCTACCACCTTAACTTTAATGTCCTGAGAAGTGCCATACTGCTACTCTACGACCAAGTTGGCAAAATCAGGCCTTGGCATCTTCAAACAGAAATGACATATGACACTTTTTTAACTCATTAAaggtaaaattatcaaaatttcaTTGGaaatggggttttttttttctcactttggTTTTGCTAGATCACAGATCAGTTGCAGAGCATGCCTTACAGCTGATGCGACCTTTCCTTCATGAATTCCTTACAGCAGCGTACAAGCACTACGACATTGTGATATGGTGTAAGTCTGGTGCGGTATTGTAGTAAGATTACCACCCTGGTAGACATTGCCATCAAATCTGGTGGAAGTTTGGTGCGCTATTGTAGTTATATTACCAAACTGGTAGACATGCCATCAGATCTGGTGTAAGTCTGGTCCGGTATTGTAGTTACATTACCACCCTGGTAAATATCAAATCTGGTGTAAGTTTGGTAGACATATAAAGAAACTCTGACTCCTATGTTTATGAAAGCAACAGGTTGCATTTCATTACTGGAATTACACAATTCAAATCCTGCTGGATTTGTAACCATATTTACTCATTTTTGCTGAGGCTGATATCATTCCCAAACAAACATGGCAAAGCACTTTGCTTTATCCAAGTAAATGTGGAAGACCTATCCataaacaaattgaacattttttagTCATGGTGAGCAGTATCTACAGACGTAGAGAGGAAGTGGTTGTACTTCAGTAGTTTTCTCAAAGAATTAAGGGATAGTTTAGTCAATAACACCACCGTGACTGCAGGAAACATCTCATGAAAGTGGTCAGTGGCATATCAATCAATGTGGCTGGCTGTGCTTTCTTGTTTAGCATGCATACCATCAATTAACCTCAGAAGCAAAACCAAAGGTTGAGCAAAAACTAGCGAGACAAACTTGAAAGTTTAAAGTCCCAATTTGGCACTTTAATTCCAGGCCAATAGTTTACAGTGAAAGCTTTTCTTCCATTCTTTCATATTTGAGTTGTCAACTGCCTGAAAGATCGATTGCATTGATTACATTTGATTTCAAACAGCTGCCACCAGCATGAAATGGATTGAGGTGAAGATGAGGGAGCTTGGAGTGAGCTCACACACAGACTACAAAATCACATTCATGGTGGACAGTGGTGCCTGCATTACAGTCCAAACACCAAAATATGGCATAATTGAGGTAAGATCTCTTTGAGACGGTTAGATAAATACCATTATAGACACTTATTATTGaattataacatttatgaagGGCTCTCTGAAGGCAGTTTGAAAGGTATAGATGGAGGGCCCAGTAATTTCCCcagatgttttgtttctttggaatgggggtggggggggagagagggatTGGCACACAAAGTTGTACTAAACGGCTGTGTCAGCGTTGCTACTGTAAATGCTGATAAAATGTTTGTATCACAGGATAAAATATCTCATGATTTTTCATCCTTTCCCTTTCTGAGTAAGAGTTTGTCCAGATTAAACATGGGTTATTGAACAGTACTGGATTACAAAGTCTGAGGCTTTCTAAATGTCTctgttaaaatatttcaaccTCTGCCGACTTCTGAAGTTTGTGGATTTATATAAGAAAGTTCAATTTTGGAGGTTTGTTAAGTGATCAAATGTTTTATCCTTTTACAGCCGATTGATTATTTCTCAATCCTAACTTAGTAAGGAAAATGGCTGATGTTAGTTTTAATTACCTCAGAGGAAGTCAATAGTTCAGGCCGCATAGAACATGAACCCTGTTCCTGAGGCTCTACCAAACATTTCTTCATGCATTAAGAAAGATAATTTCAAAATTCCTAGTCGATTATGAAAGAGTTCCCTGTTTAACCAATTACATTAATTACGTTtcaaatgtaaataaaacaCTTTTTTCATGCCAACAGACAAAACCCTTGGGTGTGATCTGGGGAAAATTTGAGAGTTACACTCCAGAAAATACAATAATGTTTGATGACCTACGAAGAAATTTTTTGATGAACCCACAAAATGGTCTGAAGGTAAAGAGGCTCCGACATCATTATCATTACAACAAGGATTAAAATCCTCCATTTCGTAATTCAAGTGCGCTTGCAGCATGGAAAGCTAACTCAAAAATGAAAATGCCAAAAATTTAACCAATACCTTTAGTAGCATGTGCTTCACCAAAGTTCTCTTAAAACATCAAATACAAGAAGATATAAATGTCATTTATACATCAGTTACATATATGTTCAGGATATGTTATTTTTCAGTGTTGCTGGAGACTGGAGTGAGCAGAAGTGAGATTGATATTTACAGAAAAGCTTTGACTTCTCATTATAGCCTTCCAAACACTAGATGGAATTATAGCCTTCCAGACACTAGATCTATGGCTACTAGATGGATATTTCACATTATACAAGTAgtggaaatattttaattataaatgTTTTTCCTCAGGACATTAAAACATCAGTAAATGTTTGGTAATACATACTTTTGTATAGTGGCAATGGGTCTGGCAGTTATCAAGTTAAAACAATTATGATATCCGGGGTCAATTTGTTGTAAATCTTCTCTCTTTTCTGTGCTGTGTTAGATCAGGCCATTCCGAGAAGCCGCAAAGAATCGATCACACGACACAGAGCTGCTTAAACTGACCAAGTACCTCGAAGCAATAGCACCCTTGGACGATTTGAGTTCGTTGAACCACAGACACTGGGAGAGGTATCTGCTGGACAAGAGAAAGTGAGGGGGTACTGCTCAGCAAGACGGTAACCCAGTCAGCCTGGATGAGTTTTGCAGCCATCCACGAACAGATGAAGGCAATGCTGACTGAGCTGATTGTGGAGGAAGTGTATGCTAAAAAGGGCAACATACCCCAGGACGAAGGGAGAGAGGACGAGATGTGGCAAGACAGAGGAGGAACATTAGATGTTGTGATTGTGAGGGAAGTTCTCATCAAGTTGATTGGTTTGTGAAAAAACTCATGGGCTTTATGAAACAATTTGAGGTattcaatcaaattttattGAGGGTACAAAAGATTGAGACCTTTTATAAGGTGAAAGTATGCACACCCTCAAGCGACCCATTTTTGCTGCCTTATTCATCCTTGTACAAAAACGGTGTGAACAAACAATGGTGTCTTTATTTTCCTCAGGGATGTCACTTGGACGCTTTCAACCAGAAGAAACTTCATTTGaactttcaaaattgaaaaagagTCAGGCGCTTTACTTGTTTTCTTGATCTCTTTCAGACTAAAGTACCAATGCAGTGACATTAATTTATCTATTAAACCCGCCACAATGTTTCGGGCTGGAAACTTCTAGTTTAGTTCAGCATGCTAGAAAAGTAGTAATGATCATGTTAGAGACATGGGATTAATCTGCTCTTATATGTCATCAGcaatttgtcaaaatttaaaGCAAGCTTTATTTTCTCTACTTTATCAAGCAAGTTTTGTTGGAGTTCTTGGctattttaaagttgatttAAAAATTCTGAGAAGTGGAGAAAATTGACAAATATATCTCTCATCGTTGGAAAACAATTGGAGAGGTGACATTGTAAATCGCTTGAAGTTTGAACACTAGTGACCGttatttgattttctagcaAGAATAGGGTAGTACAGATGACATTTTATGTCATCACTGAATTGCTTcgaaagcaaaaagaaaagacGCACAGAGGCTGCAGAGGTAAATCAGTTGCTTCACTAGAATTGAAGAATTTTTGTATTGGTTGTATCAATGTATCACCTAATCAGTGATTAAATGACAAAGAGCACATTGTGTAAAATTTATAACTTTTAACAGGACTTTCTTGCAGACTCCTGTTGGGTTTTCTGTGCATAATATAAGTATTTGAATTTGTGTGTTAATACTTCTGTATACTTGGATTTTCATGGCAGCAACAGCAAAGTGAatgccatcatcatcatgagCAAGAAGTTCTTTAGTTTGCTTTACATTGTACAAATTAAACCCTTgcaaggaaaagaaagaaaaaaaatattcttaaaTGGAATTTGCAATTGTTGTTGCCTTGACATTAAGGGTTCATGAACAGGtaaaagcaaacattccaattATATgtgattaataaatataaaaattacaGCTTTTGGAAGAACATGAGCCATGATGGTGTCACAGACTGCCTACTGTGATCCACAACCTGAAGTGATGACAGGATTTTCCAGCAGGAAATAAATCCACAATCCAAAAATTTATCCGCAGGAAGGGAGATCTTGAGGTGTGATATTTTTATTACCTAGCACTGTGGATTATGTTTGCCCTCCTTGCAAGGATCGAGTTTACAGAACAGAAGTAACATGGATGTTACTTCTGGTTATTTGTTGAATTCAAATTATTGTATTTCTGtcaatttcaataaatttcacACAACttatgaaaattattttgaaggATTTGTTATTGATGTAATTTCAGCACAAATTTGgtttctttaaaaacaaaataaaccttGTAAATCCAAAATGAATGCTTTTCATAAGTTGAGAATTTCTTGTTTATAAATTTTTCAACCTTCAGAGCATATGAACACcacctctgaaaaagttaacttcccgttgcttgcaagtagttttctgcttgtcgctacaaaatgcagacagtaatgaaatgtgataccttgttatctttagctggacctgagatatccatcgctgtatcgtttgcacactgtgctgtaggtattgaccgcaactgtatgtactgactgtacacaagtgtctaattaccgaaggtagcaaactgtgtgcatattttctgggatcgatggtggtgtctaacacttctgttacacctcattcgaaactagggcGGATTACCTGCATTAGACTTatcttttgcgcgagtcttcacaccctttaacccaACACAGTCTAGATACACAGCTTTGTGaacaatatatacatgtggtTTTCATCCAGCAGTGTGGAAATGTGTTGGGATTGCAGCCAGAATATTCCATTTAATTGTAACAAAGAAGCTAACTTAGCCACCATGTTGTATAATTTCAACTTTAGAGATAAACAACTTCAAGCAGCTGAGAAATATCTTGCGGTTTGCAAGATAGG
Above is a genomic segment from Apostichopus japonicus isolate 1M-3 chromosome 5, ASM3797524v1, whole genome shotgun sequence containing:
- the LOC139967646 gene encoding ubiquitin-like domain-containing CTD phosphatase 1, whose translation is MAAPLVKLVVKWSGNEYEISDLISTNTVKDLKNVIKLKTGVLPERQKLLGLKLKGKAPVDDVQLSELKIKPNMKIMMMGTCEETIAAANEKPEDIGEVIDDFDFEETEIQTNQREEFLKKVERRVKEYEIKVLNAPRPGKKLLVLDVDYTLFDHRSVAEHALQLMRPFLHEFLTAAYKHYDIVIWSATSMKWIEVKMRELGVSSHTDYKITFMVDSGACITVQTPKYGIIETKPLGVIWGKFESYTPENTIMFDDLRRNFLMNPQNGLKIRPFREAAKNRSHDTELLKLTKYLEAIAPLDDLSSLNHRHWERYLLDKRK